In Aggregatibacter sp. 2125159857, one DNA window encodes the following:
- the hda gene encoding DnaA inactivator Hda: MSEPHFQLPLPIHQFDNDTLENFYAENNQLLLSSLQKNFSHLSQPFFYLWGQRGCGKSHLLKAICHHYLTHQRPALYVPLNKAQYFSPAVLENLEQQELVCLDDLQEVIGNPDWEVAIFDLINRIRETGKTLLVIGADQSPTNLSVHLPDLASRLTWGEVYQLMPLNDQQKITVLQLAAHQRGIELPDETANFLFKRLERDMKTLFNALEKLDQASLQAQRKLTIPFVKEILAL; the protein is encoded by the coding sequence TTGAGCGAGCCACATTTCCAACTTCCTCTCCCCATTCATCAATTTGATAATGACACGCTGGAAAATTTTTACGCGGAAAACAATCAGCTTCTGCTCAGCTCCTTGCAAAAAAACTTTTCCCATCTCAGCCAACCTTTTTTCTATCTTTGGGGGCAGCGTGGTTGTGGAAAAAGCCATCTATTAAAAGCCATTTGTCATCATTACTTAACGCATCAGCGCCCTGCCTTATACGTGCCTTTGAACAAAGCACAATATTTCTCTCCGGCAGTACTGGAAAATCTAGAGCAACAAGAATTAGTGTGTTTGGATGATTTACAAGAAGTGATTGGTAATCCGGACTGGGAAGTGGCTATTTTCGATTTAATCAATCGAATCAGAGAGACCGGAAAAACGCTTTTAGTGATCGGCGCGGATCAATCGCCGACCAATTTATCGGTCCATTTACCGGATTTGGCGTCTCGTCTCACATGGGGCGAGGTGTATCAATTAATGCCGTTAAATGATCAACAAAAAATCACGGTCTTACAACTGGCAGCACATCAGCGCGGCATTGAATTGCCTGACGAAACGGCTAATTTTCTCTTCAAACGTTTAGAACGGGATATGAAAACCTTGTTTAATGCGTTAGAAAAACTCGATCAAGCCTCATTGCAGGCGCAACGTAAACTAACGATTCCCTTCGTTAAAGAAATTTTGGCGTTATAA
- a CDS encoding isoprenylcysteine carboxylmethyltransferase family protein gives MANNQRKIPIPPPLIFVFCALLMKILPPVWQFPSPLWLVIVLGGMGCVIGMASVLQFLFAKTTIDPLKIEKTSQLVTNGIYQYSRNPMYLGLAFVLLAWNAYLGSLSAILGVILFVWYITEFQIKREEENLRNIFGDAFTAYCQRTRRWL, from the coding sequence ATGGCGAATAATCAACGCAAAATCCCTATTCCACCCCCATTAATTTTTGTCTTCTGTGCTTTGCTAATGAAAATCCTCCCACCTGTTTGGCAATTTCCATCTCCATTGTGGTTGGTGATTGTACTTGGCGGAATGGGTTGCGTGATCGGCATGGCGAGCGTCTTACAATTTTTATTCGCTAAAACCACGATTGATCCACTAAAAATCGAAAAAACCTCACAATTAGTGACGAATGGAATTTATCAATACAGTCGTAATCCAATGTATCTAGGCTTAGCCTTTGTTTTATTGGCGTGGAATGCTTACCTTGGCTCGTTGTCAGCTATATTAGGTGTGATACTATTTGTGTGGTATATCACCGAATTTCAAATTAAGCGGGAAGAGGAAAATTTACGAAATATTTTTGGTGATGCATTTACGGCGTACTGCCAACGTACTCGCAGATGGTTGTAA
- a CDS encoding YfgM family protein → MAYTIEEEQELSAIKAWWQENYKFIIACFVIACVGVFGWNYWQSYQLQKIHNVSAEYEQVLFNYKKDPQAQEAQFAQFIKNNEKTAYAVLALLDKAKIAVEKQDFTQAEEALKQAVAQSTDDILSSVTALRLAAVQFQLGQFDPALDSLKLVKDEAWNGAKNILVGDIQLAKGDKEAAKSAYQQAQQNATPLEQQLIQVRLNNL, encoded by the coding sequence ATGGCGTATACCATTGAAGAAGAACAAGAACTCAGTGCGATTAAAGCGTGGTGGCAAGAAAACTATAAGTTTATTATTGCTTGTTTTGTGATTGCCTGTGTTGGCGTATTCGGCTGGAACTATTGGCAATCTTATCAGCTACAAAAAATCCACAATGTTTCTGCTGAATACGAGCAAGTGTTGTTTAACTATAAAAAAGATCCACAAGCACAAGAAGCGCAATTTGCTCAATTCATTAAAAATAATGAGAAAACTGCCTACGCGGTGTTAGCCTTGTTAGATAAAGCCAAAATTGCTGTTGAAAAACAAGATTTTACGCAGGCTGAAGAAGCGTTAAAACAGGCTGTGGCGCAATCAACGGATGACATTTTATCTTCTGTAACGGCGTTGCGTTTGGCGGCGGTACAATTCCAGCTTGGACAATTTGATCCGGCGTTAGACAGTTTGAAATTAGTGAAAGATGAGGCTTGGAATGGGGCTAAAAATATCTTAGTTGGCGATATTCAGTTGGCGAAAGGAGATAAGGAGGCTGCGAAAAGCGCTTATCAACAAGCCCAGCAAAATGCCACTCCGTTAGAGCAACAACTCATTCAAGTGCGGTTAAATAATTTATAG
- the hisS gene encoding histidine--tRNA ligase produces the protein MAKTIQAIRGMNDCLPTETPLWQWIENKVRSVLSAYGYAEIRMPIVESTPLFARAIGEVTDVVEKEMFTFDDRDEESLTLRPEGTAGCVRAGIEHGLLYNQEQRLWYMGPMFRYERPQKGRYRQFHQVGVEIFGIPNPEIDAELIALTARLWKDLGIFDHVTLQLNSIGSLEARKNYRQALVDFLQNHIDILDEDSKRRLTTNPLRILDSKDQRVQEVLNDAPKLHDYLDDDSREHFAQLCALLDSLGIQYEINQKLVRGLDYYNKTVFEWVTSALGAQGTVCGGGRYDGLVEQLGGHATSGVGFAMGLERLVLLVQEVNTQITLPSAVDIYIVYQGEGTTVAAFNLAEKLRSELPHLRTLLHCSGGNFKKQFKRADKSGAKLALVIGEDEVKNQQVVVKNLLQHSEQAVVAFSDIINHIQNTFK, from the coding sequence GTGGCAAAAACTATTCAGGCAATTCGTGGTATGAACGATTGCTTACCAACAGAAACCCCGCTATGGCAATGGATTGAGAATAAAGTGCGGTCGGTTTTAAGTGCGTATGGTTACGCGGAAATCCGTATGCCAATTGTGGAAAGCACGCCGTTATTCGCCCGCGCTATCGGTGAAGTCACCGATGTGGTGGAAAAAGAAATGTTTACGTTCGATGACCGTGATGAGGAAAGTTTGACTTTGCGTCCGGAAGGCACGGCAGGTTGTGTTCGCGCCGGTATCGAGCACGGTTTGTTGTACAACCAAGAACAACGTTTATGGTATATGGGGCCGATGTTCCGTTATGAACGTCCGCAAAAAGGTCGTTATCGTCAGTTTCATCAAGTGGGCGTAGAGATTTTTGGTATTCCTAATCCGGAAATTGATGCGGAACTTATCGCCTTAACCGCCCGTTTATGGAAGGATTTAGGCATTTTTGACCATGTTACGCTTCAACTTAACTCCATCGGTTCACTAGAGGCGCGCAAAAATTATCGTCAAGCCTTGGTCGATTTTTTACAAAATCACATTGATATTTTAGATGAAGACAGCAAGCGTCGTTTAACCACCAATCCGTTACGGATTTTGGACAGTAAAGATCAACGTGTTCAAGAAGTGCTAAATGATGCACCGAAATTACACGATTATCTTGATGACGATTCCCGCGAACATTTTGCGCAATTATGCGCCTTGCTGGATAGTTTAGGCATTCAGTACGAAATCAATCAAAAATTGGTGCGCGGCTTAGATTATTACAACAAAACCGTATTTGAATGGGTAACTTCCGCTTTAGGCGCACAAGGTACCGTCTGCGGTGGTGGTCGTTACGATGGGTTGGTTGAACAGCTAGGCGGTCATGCCACAAGTGGTGTTGGCTTTGCTATGGGCTTGGAGCGTTTGGTCCTGTTAGTACAGGAAGTGAATACACAGATTACCTTGCCAAGTGCGGTAGATATTTATATCGTTTATCAAGGCGAAGGCACTACCGTGGCCGCCTTTAATTTGGCAGAAAAACTTCGTTCAGAATTACCGCACTTACGTACCCTTTTACACTGCAGCGGCGGGAATTTCAAAAAGCAATTTAAACGAGCCGATAAAAGTGGTGCGAAGTTAGCCTTAGTTATCGGCGAGGATGAAGTGAAAAATCAACAAGTGGTGGTAAAAAACTTGTTGCAACATAGCGAACAAGCCGTTGTGGCATTCAGCGACATCATCAATCATATTCAAAACACATTCAAATAA
- the ispG gene encoding flavodoxin-dependent (E)-4-hydroxy-3-methylbut-2-enyl-diphosphate synthase produces the protein MLEKPKIQRRESTKIYVGNVPIGGDAPIAVQSMTNTRTTDVEATVAQIKSLERVGADIVRVSVPTMEAAEAFKLIKQQVNVPLVADIHFDYRIALKVAEYGVDCLRINPGNIGREDRIRAVVDCAKDKNIPIRIGVNAGSLEKDIQEKYGEPTPQALLESALRHVEILDRLNFDQFKVSVKASDVYLAVESYRLLAKAIKQPLHLGITEAGGARAGAVKSAIGLGMLLAEGIGDTLRVSLAADPVEEIKVGFDILKSLRIRSRGINFIACPTCSRQEFDVIGTVNALEQRLEDIITPMDVSIIGCVVNGPGEALVSDLGVTGGNKKSGYYLDGERQKERFDNDDLINQLEAKIRARVAQQDPKNRIL, from the coding sequence ATGTTAGAAAAGCCAAAAATTCAGCGTAGAGAATCCACGAAAATTTATGTAGGAAATGTACCCATCGGGGGTGATGCACCGATTGCGGTGCAGTCGATGACCAACACAAGAACGACCGATGTTGAAGCCACGGTCGCGCAAATCAAATCGTTAGAGCGCGTTGGTGCCGATATTGTACGGGTGTCCGTGCCAACCATGGAAGCGGCGGAAGCGTTCAAATTAATTAAACAGCAAGTGAACGTACCGTTAGTCGCTGATATTCATTTTGATTATCGCATTGCGCTGAAAGTCGCTGAATACGGTGTGGACTGCTTGCGTATCAATCCGGGTAATATCGGACGTGAAGATCGTATTCGCGCCGTAGTGGATTGCGCTAAAGATAAAAATATTCCCATTCGTATTGGGGTGAATGCCGGCTCACTGGAAAAAGATATTCAGGAAAAATACGGTGAACCGACGCCACAGGCATTGTTGGAATCGGCATTGCGCCATGTTGAAATTTTAGATCGTTTGAACTTCGATCAATTTAAAGTGAGCGTTAAAGCCTCCGATGTGTATTTGGCAGTGGAATCTTATCGCTTACTCGCCAAGGCGATTAAACAGCCGTTGCATTTGGGTATTACCGAAGCCGGTGGTGCGCGTGCCGGTGCAGTGAAATCTGCCATCGGATTAGGTATGTTATTGGCTGAAGGGATCGGTGACACCCTGCGAGTGTCTTTAGCCGCCGATCCGGTGGAAGAAATCAAAGTGGGCTTTGATATTTTAAAATCACTGCGTATTCGTTCTCGTGGCATTAACTTTATTGCTTGCCCGACCTGTTCTCGTCAGGAATTTGATGTGATTGGCACCGTAAATGCGCTCGAACAACGTTTAGAAGATATTATTACGCCGATGGATGTGTCAATTATCGGCTGTGTCGTCAATGGCCCGGGGGAAGCGTTAGTGTCTGATTTAGGCGTCACCGGCGGCAATAAGAAAAGCGGCTATTATCTTGACGGCGAACGTCAGAAAGAACGTTTTGATAACGATGATTTAATTAATCAATTAGAAGCAAAAATTCGCGCCCGTGTTGCGCAACAAGATCCTAAAAATCGTATTCTTTAA
- a CDS encoding RodZ family helix-turn-helix domain-containing protein — MNTQECQTDSPEITLGDKFRIAREALHLSLEEVAEAIALRPSILKTLEENQFVNAAVPATFMRGYVRNYAKFLRIPESEWTNLVHFGHDQENDLGKNARATHAVNQYTSHHRWIGYLTALVVLIVIGMTGMWWWENHQHTNEERDNLVNAYTQTMATTSTPAAVSNDKPQDATGVITATGSTTGSSVTSAPTTPSANESSTPAPTNALQAEMDKITGMKSASTAEATTAQQPQQQSAVENASVSAAATKEALYIEVIGNCWISVKDKNRKVLAQKEYKQGDVLNFSEGEPYSLIIGAPANVKITYKGEAFPLTVDGRVAKFKLPQ, encoded by the coding sequence ATGAACACACAAGAATGCCAAACCGATTCACCAGAAATAACGCTCGGTGATAAATTTCGTATTGCGCGAGAAGCGTTACACCTTTCTTTGGAAGAGGTCGCTGAAGCTATCGCATTACGCCCATCAATCTTAAAAACTCTTGAAGAAAATCAATTTGTGAATGCAGCCGTTCCGGCGACATTCATGCGAGGTTATGTGCGAAACTATGCTAAATTTTTACGCATTCCGGAATCTGAATGGACAAATTTAGTACATTTTGGTCATGACCAAGAAAATGATTTAGGCAAAAATGCGAGAGCGACACATGCTGTCAATCAATACACATCACATCATCGTTGGATCGGTTATTTAACTGCGCTGGTAGTGCTTATCGTGATCGGTATGACAGGAATGTGGTGGTGGGAAAATCATCAGCATACCAATGAAGAGCGCGATAATTTAGTCAACGCCTACACCCAAACCATGGCAACCACCTCAACACCTGCTGCAGTATCCAATGACAAACCGCAAGATGCTACCGGTGTTATTACCGCAACAGGTTCTACTACGGGCAGCTCAGTAACAAGCGCCCCGACAACGCCATCGGCGAATGAGTCTAGTACACCGGCACCAACTAATGCATTACAAGCGGAAATGGATAAAATCACCGGTATGAAATCGGCATCAACTGCGGAGGCAACCACAGCGCAACAGCCGCAACAACAAAGTGCGGTGGAAAATGCAAGTGTTTCTGCAGCTGCGACAAAAGAGGCTTTATACATTGAAGTTATCGGTAATTGCTGGATCAGTGTGAAAGACAAGAACCGAAAAGTGTTAGCGCAAAAAGAATATAAGCAAGGCGATGTCCTCAATTTCAGCGAAGGTGAACCTTATTCTTTGATTATCGGTGCGCCGGCAAATGTGAAAATTACATATAAAGGCGAAGCTTTCCCGTTAACGGTAGATGGGCGTGTCGCAAAATTTAAATTACCTCAATAA